GGTGGCAGGTGTATAGCGCAGAGTTTAATGCGTATCCAGATGGTATAGTACCGGCTTACGGGGCGGTTAGCCCTCAGGTGGTTGAATTATTAGGTTCTGTCGGGGCAAAATGGACTGCCGCGCCGGTAAGTGTTCTTGGGCAGATGGGGTATTTCCCTGTGGTTAATTACAAATTCCAGGAACGTAAAATTGCGGTGTTTATCCGGGAGAATGAACTGTCAAAAATGATTGAGTTGCCGGATATACTGATGAACCCGTCTGAGATTGTTAAAACGTTTTGGAAGAGAGTGGAAGAATATAAACGCCAGGGAGATATACCCGGTGTAACAGTAATCGTTACGGGTGAAAAGTTTTGGGCGATACAAAAGGATTATTTTACAGAATTTTTGGGAACACTTTTTTCGTCGTTTAATCAGTACCAGCAGGTAGTAATGATGTTGCCGTCTGAAGTAATGGCACGCGGGTACTTTTTGCCGGCAATTAATGCGTTTACTCCGGCAACATGGTTGGATCAGGGATGGAACGCGTGGTTCGGTACAAGATGGCAGCATACAGGCTGGGTGGCGCTTGCGCAGGTACGGAAAATGGTGGATACTTATAAAAACAGCGGGCGTGCGGAAATCACTGCGTTAGACCGCGCTACGGAAGAAATTTATAGGGCTGAAGATGGCAGCGTATTTATTGCGTTAGGGCAGGAGTTTGACCAGGAACGCGTAAAGGTTGCGGATATGAAGTTACGCCAGGGGTTGACTAATGTTTATCGTGCGATGGGTAATAAAATACCGGCGGAGTTAAAACAGCCGCTGGGAGAAACCCTGCAGAATACTGTTACACAGCAACAGCAGCAGCCGGGGATTGTACAGGATACTGCGCCTGTGGTATCACCTGAAATTATGGATACTGTTGTTAATAAGGGTTCCGGGTATTTTGACCTTATGGATAGTATAGGTGATGATTACGGTGACGGGAATTATGTGTATCCTGCGATAACAGTTTTAGAAAAAGGGGTGTATGACCTCCAGAAATTTAGTTGCCGTTATGACGAACAGAGTATTGAGTTCCGTATTAATACCTCCGGAGGGTTGACACAGGAACAGAGAAGTTATGTCGGGATACATTGTTATATTGATATGAATAACCGTCAAGGCGCGGGGTTGATACCGTTATTAAGCGGATTAAACGCGTATGCAAGGCCGGATAACGCGTGGGAGTTTTGCGTTAATATACATGGTAAAGCTGCAAAGGTGTTCCAGTCAGGGGTTAGTAATTATAAAATGCTGGGAGTTTATGACGTTAATGTTTCAACTTCGGAGACAGGGTGTGAGTATCACGTTTTGATCCCGAAAAAGGTTTTACGCGGGACACCGGAACGGTGGAGGTATCTTGTGTTATCCACAGCGGTTAGTCCTGATGGGGCGTTTATGAAGATAAGCCAGCAGGCATCTGCTACAACTGCCGGTGGGGCGTCGGTTGGGACAACAATCGCGCCGGTAGTGTTTGATGTTATCCCGCCTGTCGGGAAAAGTCAGAAGTTGATGATTGAACAATATAAAACTGGTAGGTTTGCGGAATTTCCGTTTGTTGAAATAAAATAATTTTAGTTAAATTTAAGGAGTACCGGACATTTATGGTTGAAAAAAGTGGTGGGAATAAGATAATTAAAACCCTGATTATAATCGCTGCAGTTGCTGCGGTTCTTATCGGCGGATGGTTTTTTGTGAGTACTGTTTTACTGAAAAATAACGGTAACGGTGATGCATTGCCAAAGGGTAAGATTACCGGGAAACTTGTTACAACCGCTGCGGGTGTTGTCTACCAAAATACTGAGTTTAACTACGCGTTCACTCTGCCGTTGAGAAATACAGGGTGGGTTATAGATATTGAAAATCTACCTGCAACGGATACCGGTAGCGGGGAGTATGTCACGATTTTGAAATCAAAGGATTTTGTGCCTAATGAAAAAGACGGGGTTATCACAGGAGTAAAAAATGGTGTTCAGATGGTAGTACTGATCACTGACCCGGCACCTGTGGAATTAAGAACGTTACTGGAATTACAAAAGTATTGGAAGCTTGGGCGCGGGGAACATTTTGCTAAGTCAGAGGTTGTTAAAGAACTTACAGGAAAAAAGTTTATTATACATACGCTCGGGGATTTTACGGATTGTAAGCTTATGGATGCGCATACTATCACAGGGAATGCTATTTACGATATTTCGTTCGTCTCAGCGGAGATTGCGGGGGCTGAGTTACAATTCGAAGAAATACTTAGGTCGTTGAAGTTCGGGAAGTAAGATTTTTAATAATTAATTAATGTTTTTATGCCAAAAAAAGTTATCTTTTCTATAACCGGTATGCATTGCGCGTCCTGCGCAATGAATGCGGAGAATGCGTTGAAACAAACCCATGGCGTGGTATCCGCTGCGGTAAATATTGCTAATGAAAAAGCGGCGGTGGAGTATGAACCCCTAAGTGTTACCCTTGAGCAGCTGTATAATGTGATAAACGGTATCGGGTACAAAGCTGTACCTGCGGGTGAAGATGGTAGCGGCCCTGAGGTTTATGCGTATGATAATATCAGGAAACAAGCGTGGGAATGGCGGAGTTCATTCCTATGGGCGTTATTATTTTGTACACCCCTGTTGTATCTTTCAATGGGGCAGCATATAGGGTTGCCGGTGGTAGTGCATAATAATTTTAAGAATGCGTTACTGCAGTTATTACTTTCCACCCCTGTGTTGATATTAGGCCGCGGGTTTTATGTCCGCGGGATCGCGGCAGTGATAAAATCGCGCCGTGCTAATATGGATACACTGATAGCAACGGGGACCGGGACGGCGTATGTGTATAGCGTTATTATTACACTATTAATACTTCTCAAAACTCCGGGGTTTACTGCTCATATGGTGTACTATGAAACCGCAGCTGTGTTAGTAATGTTTATGATGCTCGGGAAGTGGTTGGAGTCAGCAGCAAAAACTCGGGCGTCGGGTGCTATCGAAAAACTTGTGAAGTTACAGCCGGAGACTGTTATTATTGAAGATAAAGATAACGGAGAAAAGGTTGTGGGTATCAATTTGGTACAACCGGGTGATGTTGTGGTATTAAAACCCGGGACACGTGTGCCGGTTGATGGTAAGGTTATTGCCGGTATGTCTGCAGTTGATGAGTCTGTGATCACAGGGGAAAGTGTTCCTGTAGACAAACGCCCGGGAGATAGGGTTGTAAGCGGTACATTCAACAAAAACGGTATACTAAAATTTGTTGCGGAGGTTGTGGGAGAAAAAACGGTACTCCGTCAGATTGTTAAGCTAGTGGAGAACGCGCAGATGACAAAAGCGCCGGTACAGCGTGTGGCGGATACTGTATCGTCATACTTTGTGCCGGGTGTAATTATTATTGCGGTACTTACATTTATATTGTGGATGGCACTTACACAGGACGCTGTAAGAGCGTTCACCGCGATGGTTACCGTGATGGTGGTTGCGTGCCCGTGTGCATTGGGGCTTGCAACACCTGCAGCGGTGATGGTTGCGACGGGTGTTGCTGCACAAAATGGTATTCTCATTAAATCAGCGGATGCTATACAGATGCTGGACGAAGTTGATACCGTGGTGTTCGATAAAACAGGAACTCTTACCACCGGGGAAATGAGTGTTGAAAAAGTTATACCCGCATTGGAGTGGAGTGAAGATGAACTTCTTAGGTTCGCGGTTTCATTAGAGAAGTTGTCGGAACATCCGGTTGCCGGGGCAGTAGTGAAGTATGCGGTAACTAATCATTTGCTTGACAATGGTAAGGGTGAGGGGTCTGCTTCAGATTTTGTTAATCATGAAGGTGAAGGCGTAAAGGGTGTTGTCCAAAACAGGGTGGTTGTGGTTGGGAAAAAAGGTTTTCTTAGTAAAGTTGGTGTGAGTGAAGTTAATATCGCGACAATAATAACTTCAGCGGCACAGAATGCGGTCTCACAAGGGAAAAGTGTTGTTTGGATTGGGGTGGATAGTATTATCGCGGGGATAGTTATTGTAGGGGATAAGGTTAAGCCCGGAGGACGGGATGTTGTTGAACGTATTACTAAAACAGGGAAAGAAGTGTATATGCTTACCGGTGATAATCCTCGTGCTGCTGAAGAAGTCGGGAAGTTGGTTAATATAAAAATGGGTAATATTATTGCTGATGTCCTGCCTAAGGATAAAGCTGCTCAAGTTGAGAAGTTAATGTTAAATAAACGTAAGGTAGCGATGGTAGGGGATGGTATAAATGATGCTCCGGTATTAGCAATAGCGGATGTTGGTATCGCTATAGGGACAGGGACGGATATCGCGGTGGAGTCCGCGGATGTTGTATTGATGAGTGATAATATTGGGGCGGTGAGTACTGCGTTGAGTATCGGGTATCATGCTATGGTGAAAATAAAACAAAATATTGCGTGGGCGTTTGCGTACAACATTTTACTGATACCTCTGGCAGCCGGGGGGTATTATTTACTTACCGGTGTGCAGTTTGAGCCTATGCTTGCGGGGTTTGCTATGGCAATGAGTTCGGTATCTGTTGTAACCAACTCACTTGCGTTGTATTTAGTAGATTATAATGCAGGATAAGGTTGTATGAACAAAAACGTTGTTATCGGGCTTCTTATCATGTTTTTATGTATTCCAAAAGTATATTCCGGTGATCTGTTGTCATGGCTGATTAATCCGCTGTCACAGTATTCGTTAGCTGTAGGTACGGTTATAGATAAGAAAAACGGGAAAATTGTTGTTAATATAAAAAAAGTTATCTCAGGGAATGAGTTATCGTCAAGGATTGAAATAAATAGTTCTGTAAGTTCAAGCGTAGAGGGTGTTAATACCGGTGATCATATTGTGGTTTCCCTAGATAAGACAGGTGCGGATTATTCCATAAAATGGGGTATTATGAAAACCAGTACTTCGGAGTATGAGGCATTGCAGGTACTTGAAGCTCCGTTAGGGCCTGCTGAAACTGCTGCGTTTCAACGGTATATCAACAGCGGGGGTAAGGATAACGATTTTATTTTTTATGAGGATAAAGCGTATCTCAGAAAATGGGATGGGACAAAAGTACTGCTTTATCCGTCAGGGATTGCTGATGTGGTAGCTGCGCTGCCTGCTAACAGCGCTTCTGTTGTACTTCCGGGGCAAACACCCGCAGCAATACCGTTGCCTCAAACAGGGAACGCAGGTTTTCAAAATCAGGGTACTGCGTTCGAAAATGAGAAGAGTGAGGATATCGAACAACAGCAAATGCAGCCTGTACCCCTGCCTCCGCCGTTGCCAACCCCGGTACAGCAAACACGAGAATTCGCGAAAGTGTCGGGTGGTAAAATGGTAATAT
This region of Elusimicrobiota bacterium genomic DNA includes:
- a CDS encoding heavy metal translocating P-type ATPase, with amino-acid sequence MPKKVIFSITGMHCASCAMNAENALKQTHGVVSAAVNIANEKAAVEYEPLSVTLEQLYNVINGIGYKAVPAGEDGSGPEVYAYDNIRKQAWEWRSSFLWALLFCTPLLYLSMGQHIGLPVVVHNNFKNALLQLLLSTPVLILGRGFYVRGIAAVIKSRRANMDTLIATGTGTAYVYSVIITLLILLKTPGFTAHMVYYETAAVLVMFMMLGKWLESAAKTRASGAIEKLVKLQPETVIIEDKDNGEKVVGINLVQPGDVVVLKPGTRVPVDGKVIAGMSAVDESVITGESVPVDKRPGDRVVSGTFNKNGILKFVAEVVGEKTVLRQIVKLVENAQMTKAPVQRVADTVSSYFVPGVIIIAVLTFILWMALTQDAVRAFTAMVTVMVVACPCALGLATPAAVMVATGVAAQNGILIKSADAIQMLDEVDTVVFDKTGTLTTGEMSVEKVIPALEWSEDELLRFAVSLEKLSEHPVAGAVVKYAVTNHLLDNGKGEGSASDFVNHEGEGVKGVVQNRVVVVGKKGFLSKVGVSEVNIATIITSAAQNAVSQGKSVVWIGVDSIIAGIVIVGDKVKPGGRDVVERITKTGKEVYMLTGDNPRAAEEVGKLVNIKMGNIIADVLPKDKAAQVEKLMLNKRKVAMVGDGINDAPVLAIADVGIAIGTGTDIAVESADVVLMSDNIGAVSTALSIGYHAMVKIKQNIAWAFAYNILLIPLAAGGYYLLTGVQFEPMLAGFAMAMSSVSVVTNSLALYLVDYNAG
- a CDS encoding glucodextranase DOMON-like domain-containing protein; this encodes MQNNIFKRLVLTALFCVVFGLNIQNVKAEETTFFITLIWYVTPGEAKLVDEYTSLMKIVKANKTIKLCLSISPQVYNSWKTGAPELWKSIRALHTENRVSVVFNTMNEVVMPVFVNYDLLYGNTTDDAVLPRMEFSYQQDVMDQIVRGWQVYSAEFNAYPDGIVPAYGAVSPQVVELLGSVGAKWTAAPVSVLGQMGYFPVVNYKFQERKIAVFIRENELSKMIELPDILMNPSEIVKTFWKRVEEYKRQGDIPGVTVIVTGEKFWAIQKDYFTEFLGTLFSSFNQYQQVVMMLPSEVMARGYFLPAINAFTPATWLDQGWNAWFGTRWQHTGWVALAQVRKMVDTYKNSGRAEITALDRATEEIYRAEDGSVFIALGQEFDQERVKVADMKLRQGLTNVYRAMGNKIPAELKQPLGETLQNTVTQQQQQPGIVQDTAPVVSPEIMDTVVNKGSGYFDLMDSIGDDYGDGNYVYPAITVLEKGVYDLQKFSCRYDEQSIEFRINTSGGLTQEQRSYVGIHCYIDMNNRQGAGLIPLLSGLNAYARPDNAWEFCVNIHGKAAKVFQSGVSNYKMLGVYDVNVSTSETGCEYHVLIPKKVLRGTPERWRYLVLSTAVSPDGAFMKISQQASATTAGGASVGTTIAPVVFDVIPPVGKSQKLMIEQYKTGRFAEFPFVEIK